In Juglans regia cultivar Chandler chromosome 13, Walnut 2.0, whole genome shotgun sequence, the DNA window TGAAAAGGGTTGTATGTGTATCattttttgaatataatattgtttgtttTAAGAGTTTTTGATCGAGtgtagattttaaaaattacaaaggCAAACGTTCAGTGTCAAAAGCTTGGTTTTGATAGAAGGAGAAACCAAAAATGATTGGGGAAAAAGAACCAAGAAACTCCACTCGTAATTTGTCTTAAGATACATCATTTGATCATCAATTACGATTATTAGTCATCTGTTCCACATTGCCAACAAAGTCATTCTGAATCAATACTTCCTAAAATTGCCTTTAGAACGACCCATCCTGCTCAATGGAGGGGacacttataattttctaattcatTCCGATTCTTCTAAAAAGTACATAACTACTTGTGCTGCTGTTTGAACACTTTCAAAAAACTTCAAGTACATTTTGCGTACTGCTACAATTGTTGAATGCGAGGAACAATAGCAATAATACATGCTTCTGTAATATGCAAGTTACCTATCTCTTCAGCACAAAGTAACACCAGGGACCTCTCCTTCTAATCCGATTTTAAGTCTTCTCCCAGCAAGATTTCAGAggattcttcttttttcttagtAGATGACAAGTTCGAAAGAAGACCAATCGAAGCCTCATCCTGTACTTGTTCATGCAGTTGGGACACACCAGAATGGTTCTCGACAGAGTTATCGGGAGGCAATGGAGGTTGTTCTGCATCAAATCGAGTCCACTTCCTATCCTTTGCATGTACTAAAGCAGGATACAGTAAAAACCCTGTGATCATCACCACACCACTGACCAAGAATGTTTTCGCAGAAGCCAAGCACATAACAAGAACAAGCATTAATGCTGGAGGCAAGCAAAGCATTGTCACCCCGAATGTTTGCAAAGGAACTTTATAAGGTCTGTGAAGATCTGGCTTCTTAATTCTCAATTTTATAAAAGCAGCAAACTCAAGAAGCATTCCTATAGCatacaagaaattaagaaattcCAAGATTTCCTGAAAACTCATCCACGACAGGAAGATAACTCCAGTAGCAGAGCACAAAATGCTAATTGTGGGTGTCCCATACTTCGACCTACAAGGAATTTTAAAGCCACTTGTTAGATAATAGCTAATTACAGTGTTTGCGACATCCAAACATCAGGGAAATTTATGGAACAGTCAACTACTTTTGGACGTTGGAAGCAAAAAACTCCCAACTGAAGATCATGTGAAGGATACTACTATAACTACTATAAATACTTTGGTAGCTTCTCATCAATTTAATGCCAGGGTTTAGATTATGCTAAAAGGAGGCATGCATCATATGATTATCAGTACATCTAGCGAAGAATAAGGTCCATTATATATACTGAAATAGAATGAATCTCTTGGAAAGACCGGGAGATAAGCACCATAGTTTTAGTTTATTCCCTAGAAGCTAATTAAATCAGTAATGGGAGGTCATTTCCTTGAAGTTACTTTAAAATGTTAAACTTAAGTAAAAAGAATGAAGCTGTATCAAAGAAAGCAACGGGTAAGGAACGTACAGGCAGAAGGACTAACCTTGAAGCAAATATAGCTGGAAGCATGCCCATCTCGCTCATCCCAAGGAGTTGAAAGGCATCGCCACTCATTTCTGCTTCAAACAACCCCATGTTGGACATTGCAGCAGCTGCTTGGATCCACCACTTGAGCCAATAGCCACCTATCAACATCCCCACTTCCGCAAAATAACCATCACTCCACTCACTAGGTGCAGACTTTGTGGCACCTGTTCCTGCAAGTAGTGga includes these proteins:
- the LOC108996351 gene encoding probable polyamine transporter At3g19553, coding for MGEEGMVSDAMNTAVKPNPKLTVLPLIALIFYEVSGGPFGVEDSVRAGGGPLLSLLGFLIFPLVWSIPEALVTAELATSFPENGGYVIWISSAFGPFWGFQEGFWKWFSGVMDNALYPVLFLDYLKHSFPIFSRLVARIPALLGITVSLTYLNYRGLHIVGFSAVTLAAFSLFPFLVMVILSIPRIRPKQWLVVDFKKVDWRGYFNSMFWNLNYWDKASTLAGEVENPSKTFPKALFGAVVLVVLSYLIPLLAGTGATKSAPSEWSDGYFAEVGMLIGGYWLKWWIQAAAAMSNMGLFEAEMSGDAFQLLGMSEMGMLPAIFASRSKYGTPTISILCSATGVIFLSWMSFQEILEFLNFLYAIGMLLEFAAFIKLRIKKPDLHRPYKVPLQTFGVTMLCLPPALMLVLVMCLASAKTFLVSGVVMITGFLLYPALVHAKDRKWTRFDAEQPPLPPDNSVENHSGVSQLHEQVQDEASIGLLSNLSSTKKKEESSEILLGEDLKSD